One genomic segment of Motacilla alba alba isolate MOTALB_02 chromosome 1A, Motacilla_alba_V1.0_pri, whole genome shotgun sequence includes these proteins:
- the TBK1 gene encoding serine/threonine-protein kinase TBK1, producing the protein MQSTSNYLWLLSDILGQGATANVFRGRQKKTGDLYAVKVFNSISFLRPVDVQMREFEVLKKLNHKNIVKLFAIEEETTTRHKVLVMEFCPCGSLYTVLEEPSNAFGLPESEFLIVLRDVVAGMNHLRENGIVHRDIKPGNIMRVIGEDGQSVYKLTDFGAARELEDDEQFVSLYGTEEYLHPDMYERAVLRKEHQKKYGATVDLWSIGVTFYHAATGSLPFRPFEGPRRNKEVMYQIITGKPSGAISGIQKAENGPIEWSGKMPVSCSLSKGLQLLLTPVLANILEADQEKCWGFDQFFAETSDILHRIIIHIFSLQQMTLHKVYIHNYNTAAIFHELVSEQTNIPSQNQELIYEGRRLVLEPGRLAQHFPRTTEENPIFVVSREAVSIVGLIYEEVLLPKVHQRYDLDGDASMAKAVTGIVCYACRIASSLLLYQELMRKGVRWLIEIIKDDYNEMVHKKAEIVIRLDFCSRNIEKAEKIYENLMQINLEASEVDEISEIHTKLLRLSSSQGTIETSLQDIKTKLSPGGLLADTWANQEGMHPKDRNPERLQALLSSITDIYYQFKKDKAERRLPYNEEQIHKFDKQKLYLHATKAIALFKDECVSKYNTFLHKAEDWTRKMLHTRKQLLALTNQCFGIEEEVSKYQDYINELQDALPQKMFAASSGMKHTMNTVYPSSNTLVEMTLGMKKLKEEMEGVVKELAENNHILERFGALTMDGGLRNVDCI; encoded by the exons ATGCAGAGCACTTCAAATTACCTCTGGCTGTTGTCTGACATTCTGGGACAGGGAGCAACTGCAAATGTTTTCCGGGGGCGACAGAAG AAAACTGGGGATTTATATGCTGTCAAAGTATTTAACAGTATAAGTTTCCTTCGTCCTGTGGATGTTCAGATGCGAGAGTTTGAAGTATTGAAGAAACTAAATCATAAGAACATTGTCAAATTGTTTGCCATTGAGGAAGAG acaactACTAGACACAAAGTACTAGTTATGGAATTTTGTCCCTGTGGGAGTTTATACACAGTTTTAGAGGAGCCGTCTAATGCCTTTGGTTTGCCAGAGTCTGAGTTCTTAATTGTTTTGAGAGATGTGG TGGCTGGGATGAACCATCTCCGTGAGAATGGAATAGTGCACCGGGACATCAAGCCAGGCAATATAATGCGTGTTATAGGTGAAGATGGGCAGTCTGTTTACAAACTTACAGATTTTGGTGCAGCAAGAGAACTTGAAGATGATGAACAATTTGTTTCTCTCTATGGCACAGAAGAGTATTTA catCCTGATATGTATGAGCGAGCAGTTTTGAGAAAAGAGCATCAGAAAAAGTACGGAGCAACAGTTGATCTGTGGAGCATAGGAGTGACCTTTTACCATGCTGCAACAGGGAGTTTGCCTTTCCGACCTTTTGAAGGACCTCGTAGAAACAAGGAAGTGAT GTATCAGATAATCACTGGAAAGCCTTCCGGTGCTATTTCTGgaatacagaaagcagaaaatggaCCTATTGAGTGGAGCGGGAAGATGCCTGTTTCTTGTAGCCTTTCAAA GGGTCTGCAACTACTGCTCACACCTGTCCTTGCGAATATTCTTGAAGCAGACCAGGAAAAATGCTGGGGGTTTGACCAGTTTTTTGCAGAGACGAGTGACATACTGCACCGAATAATAATCCACATCTTTTCATTACAGCAGATGACCTTGCACAAAGTTTATATTCACAACTATAATAC AGCTGCTATATTTCATGAGTTGGTCAGTGAACAGACAAACATACCATCTCAGAATCAAGAACTGATATATGAAGGTCGGCGCTTAGTACTAGAGCCTGGCAGATTGGCACAGCACTTCCCCAGAACAACAGAGGAGAATCCTATCTTTGTAGTAAGCAGGGAGGCTGTGAGCATTGTTGGATTAATCTATGAAGAAG ttttacTTCCTAAAGTACACCAGCGTTACGATTTGGATGGGGATGCCAGTATGGCTAAA gcaGTGACAGGTATTGTATGTTATGCCTGTAGAATTGCCAGTTCTTTGCTACTTTACCAGGAGCTGATGCGAAAAGGAGTTCGATGGCTAAT TGAAATAATCAAGGATGATTACAATGAAATGGTTCATAAAAAGGCAGAGATTGTCATCAGGCtggatttctgcagcagaaacattgagaaagctgaaaaaat ATACGAAAATTTAATGCAGATCAACTTGGAAGCATCGGAAGTGGACGAAATTTCAGAGATACACACAAAACTCTTGCGT CTCTCCAGCTCTCAGGGCACCATAGAAACTAGTCTGCAAGATATCAAAACCAAACTTTCTCCTGGTGGTTTACTGGCTGACACCTGGGCAAATCAGGAAGGCATGCATCCAAAAGACAGAAA TCCAGAaaggctgcaggcactgctgtctTCCATCACAGACATCTACTATCAGTtcaaaaaagacaaagcagaacGAA GGCTTCCTTATAATGAAGAACAAATACACAAGTTTGACAA GCAGAAGCTCTATTTGCATGCTACAAAAGCCATAGCTCTTTTCAAAGATGAATGTGTCAGCAAGTATAATACATTTTTGCACAAAGCTGAGGACTGGACAAG gaaaatgCTTCACACAAGGAAGCAATTACTGGCTCTCACCAACCAGTGTTTTGGTATTGAAGAAGAGGTGTCCAAATACCAGGATTATATAAATGAG TTACAAGATGCTCTGccacagaaaatgtttgcagCTTCCAGTGGGATGAAACATACAATGAATACAGTCTATCCAAGCTCAAACACATTAGTAGAAATGACTCTTGG GATGAAGAAACtaaaggaagaaatggaagGTGTTGTTAAAGAGCTGGCTGAAAACAATCACATTTTGGAAAG ATTTGGTGCCTTGACTATGGATGGTGGCCTGCGGAACGTGGACTGCATCTAG